A single region of the Streptomyces sp. ITFR-16 genome encodes:
- a CDS encoding 3-isopropylmalate dehydrogenase: protein MSRSINLAVIPGDGIGQEVVAQGLKVLNAVLPQDVKLETKEYDLGARRWHRTGETLPDAELEALKGHDAILLGAIGDPSVPSGVLERGLLLKLRFAFDHFINLRPSKLFPNTATPLAGRPDIDFVVVREGTEGPYTGNGGSLRTGTEHEVATEVSLNTAFGVERVVRDAFERAAARPRKKLTLVHKNNVLVYAGHLWKNTFDKVAAEYPQVTTDYLHVDAATIFFVTQPERFDVIVTDNLFGDILTDLAAAVSGGIGLAASGNINPTGAFPSMFEPVHGSAPDIAGQGKADPTATILSVALLLRHLGYEAQAVRIEDAVSADLAERDGTARSTDEIGDALAVRVAG from the coding sequence ATGTCTCGCAGCATCAATCTCGCAGTGATCCCCGGCGACGGTATCGGCCAGGAGGTCGTGGCCCAGGGCCTCAAGGTCCTCAACGCTGTTCTCCCGCAGGATGTGAAGCTGGAGACCAAGGAGTACGACCTCGGCGCCCGGCGCTGGCACCGCACCGGTGAAACCCTCCCGGACGCGGAGCTGGAGGCCCTCAAGGGCCACGACGCCATCCTGCTCGGCGCGATCGGCGACCCCTCCGTGCCCTCGGGCGTCCTGGAGCGCGGGCTGCTGCTCAAGCTGCGCTTCGCCTTCGACCACTTCATCAACCTGCGGCCGTCGAAGCTGTTCCCGAACACCGCGACCCCGCTGGCCGGGCGCCCCGACATCGACTTCGTCGTCGTCCGCGAGGGCACCGAGGGCCCGTACACGGGCAACGGCGGTTCGCTGCGCACCGGCACGGAGCACGAGGTGGCCACCGAGGTCAGCCTCAACACCGCCTTCGGTGTCGAGCGGGTCGTCCGGGACGCCTTCGAGCGCGCCGCCGCCCGCCCGCGCAAGAAGCTGACCCTGGTGCACAAGAACAACGTGCTGGTGTACGCGGGCCATCTGTGGAAGAACACCTTCGACAAGGTCGCGGCCGAGTACCCCCAGGTCACCACCGACTATCTGCACGTCGACGCCGCGACGATCTTCTTCGTCACCCAGCCGGAGCGCTTCGACGTCATCGTCACCGACAACCTCTTCGGCGACATCCTCACCGACCTCGCCGCGGCCGTCTCCGGCGGCATCGGCCTGGCCGCGTCCGGCAACATCAACCCGACGGGTGCCTTCCCGTCGATGTTCGAGCCGGTCCACGGCTCTGCCCCCGACATCGCGGGCCAGGGCAAGGCCGACCCGACCGCCACGATCCTCTCCGTCGCCCTCCTGCTGCGCCACCTCGGCTACGAGGCCCAGGCCGTGCGCATCGAGGACGCCGTCTCCGCCGACCTCGCGGAGCGCGACGGAACCGCTCGCAGCACCGACGAGATCGGCGACGCGCTCGCGGTACGCGTAGCGGGCTGA
- a CDS encoding TetR family transcriptional regulator C-terminal domain-containing protein, protein MPPAPRRRTAAPPREDVLAAVMATVAARGLDGLTMAALGREVGMSSGHLLYYFRTKDELLLQTLEWSENRLGAERRRLLALPVPVRERLDAYIGLYLPDGPGDPHWTLWLEVWNRSRDADDDARARQAAIEGAWHRDLVALLAEGGSRGELRAVDAERFAARLRALLDGFSVHVAVGLPGTGRDQVLDLVGEFLDTSLTVPG, encoded by the coding sequence GTGCCCCCCGCGCCCCGCCGCCGCACCGCCGCCCCGCCCCGTGAGGACGTGCTCGCCGCCGTCATGGCGACCGTCGCCGCCCGCGGCCTCGACGGCCTCACCATGGCCGCGCTCGGCCGCGAGGTCGGCATGAGCAGCGGACACCTCCTCTACTACTTCCGCACCAAGGACGAACTCCTGCTCCAGACCCTGGAGTGGAGCGAGAACCGGCTCGGGGCCGAGCGCCGGCGGCTGCTCGCCCTGCCGGTCCCGGTCCGTGAGCGGCTCGACGCGTACATCGGCCTCTACCTCCCCGACGGACCCGGCGATCCGCACTGGACGCTGTGGCTGGAGGTCTGGAACCGCTCGCGCGACGCCGACGACGACGCCCGCGCCAGGCAGGCCGCCATCGAGGGCGCCTGGCACCGCGACCTGGTGGCACTGCTCGCCGAGGGCGGCTCGCGCGGGGAGCTGCGCGCGGTCGACGCCGAGCGGTTCGCCGCCCGGCTGCGCGCCCTGCTCGACGGCTTCAGCGTCCATGTCGCGGTGGGCCTGCCCGGCACCGGCCGGGACCAAGTCCTGGACCTGGTGGGGGAGTTCCTCGACACCTCGCTGACCGTCCCCGGCTGA
- a CDS encoding MFS transporter: protein MGREQWKKIWVGSAGNMVEWFDWFVYATFAVYFADSFFPEGNETANLMNTMGIFAVGFFMRPVGGWLLGRIGDRRGRKAALTLTVTLMSASAILIAIAPTYAVAGYGGVAVLMVARLLQGLSVGGEYAASATYLTEASAPEKRGFASSFQYVSMTAGQLVGLGLQIVLQRNMSEDALHSWGWRIPFVVGALGAAIVFYLRRSMLETEVYAESGAAEQQDRGTLKVLWLHRREAFLVMALTMGGTVAYYTYTTYLTKFLSKSAGMDKSTASLVSFCALFVFMCIQPLAGMVSDRIGRRPLLITFALGSTFLTVPIMTMLRHADTFWPALGLALLALLVVTGYTSINACVKAELFPTGIRALGVGLSYAVANALFGGTAEYVALWFKNAGAESGFYWYVAGCAAVSLVVYLTMRETRDIDLNRVAALSGEEPARPAGATGVTTAS, encoded by the coding sequence ATGGGACGAGAGCAGTGGAAGAAAATCTGGGTCGGCTCGGCCGGCAACATGGTCGAGTGGTTCGACTGGTTCGTGTACGCGACCTTCGCGGTCTACTTCGCGGACTCGTTCTTCCCCGAGGGCAACGAGACCGCCAACCTCATGAACACGATGGGCATCTTCGCCGTCGGGTTCTTCATGCGCCCGGTCGGCGGCTGGCTGCTCGGCCGGATCGGTGACCGCAGGGGCCGCAAGGCGGCGCTGACCCTGACCGTGACCCTCATGTCGGCCTCCGCGATCCTCATCGCGATCGCGCCGACCTACGCCGTCGCCGGCTACGGGGGCGTCGCCGTGCTGATGGTGGCCCGGCTGCTCCAGGGGCTCTCCGTCGGCGGCGAGTACGCGGCCAGCGCCACCTACCTCACCGAGGCCTCCGCCCCCGAGAAGCGCGGCTTCGCCTCCAGCTTCCAGTACGTCTCGATGACCGCAGGACAGCTCGTCGGCCTCGGCCTGCAGATCGTCCTCCAGCGCAACATGTCGGAGGATGCGCTGCACAGCTGGGGCTGGCGCATCCCGTTCGTCGTCGGCGCGCTCGGGGCCGCCATCGTGTTCTACCTGCGGCGCTCCATGCTGGAGACCGAGGTGTACGCGGAGTCCGGCGCCGCCGAGCAGCAGGACCGGGGCACGCTGAAGGTGCTCTGGCTCCACCGCCGCGAGGCCTTCCTCGTGATGGCGCTGACCATGGGCGGGACCGTCGCCTACTACACGTACACGACGTACCTCACGAAGTTCCTCTCCAAGAGCGCCGGCATGGACAAGTCCACCGCCTCGCTGGTCAGCTTCTGCGCGCTGTTCGTCTTCATGTGCATCCAGCCGCTGGCCGGGATGGTCTCCGACCGGATCGGGCGGCGCCCGCTGCTGATCACCTTCGCGCTCGGCTCGACCTTCCTGACCGTGCCGATCATGACCATGCTCCGGCACGCCGACACCTTCTGGCCGGCCCTGGGCCTCGCGCTCCTCGCCCTGCTGGTGGTCACCGGCTACACGTCGATCAACGCCTGTGTGAAGGCCGAGCTCTTCCCGACCGGCATCCGTGCCCTGGGCGTCGGGCTCTCGTACGCCGTCGCCAACGCCCTGTTCGGCGGCACCGCCGAGTACGTGGCGCTCTGGTTCAAGAACGCCGGGGCCGAGTCCGGCTTCTACTGGTACGTGGCCGGGTGCGCGGCCGTCTCGCTGGTCGTCTACCTGACCATGCGCGAGACCCGCGACATCGACCTCAACCGGGTCGCGGCGCTCAGCGGTGAGGAGCCCGCGCGGCCGGCCGGGGCTACCGGGGTCACGACCGCATCCTGA
- the ureA gene encoding urease subunit gamma, with protein sequence MRLTPTERDRLLLFGAAELARARRARGLRLNVPEATALIADTVCEAARDGRRLAEAIEAARSVLGPDDVLPGVADVVTEVHVEAVFDDGSRLAVVSRPLGAGLGDAGPGAVVPGPATPEPEPGVRLDVRNTATVPVSVTSHFHFFEANPRLDFDRSAAYGMRLCVPAGSSVRFGPGESVEVGLVPIGGDRVAIGFAGLVDGPLDAPGAREEALRRAAACGYLGAGR encoded by the coding sequence GTGCGACTGACTCCGACCGAACGCGACCGGCTGCTGCTCTTCGGCGCCGCCGAGCTCGCCCGCGCCCGCCGGGCCCGGGGCCTTCGGCTGAACGTCCCCGAGGCGACCGCCCTGATCGCGGACACTGTCTGCGAGGCCGCCCGCGACGGGCGCCGGCTCGCCGAGGCGATCGAGGCCGCCCGCAGTGTGCTCGGCCCGGACGACGTGCTGCCCGGGGTCGCGGACGTGGTCACCGAGGTCCATGTGGAGGCCGTCTTCGACGACGGGTCGCGGCTCGCCGTGGTCTCCCGGCCGCTGGGCGCCGGACTCGGTGACGCGGGGCCCGGAGCGGTCGTCCCCGGCCCGGCCACCCCGGAGCCGGAGCCGGGCGTACGCCTGGACGTCCGCAACACCGCCACCGTGCCGGTCTCCGTGACCTCGCACTTCCACTTCTTCGAGGCGAACCCCCGGCTCGACTTCGACCGCTCGGCCGCCTACGGGATGCGGCTCTGCGTGCCGGCCGGCTCCTCCGTCCGCTTCGGCCCCGGCGAGTCGGTCGAGGTGGGCCTCGTGCCCATCGGCGGCGACCGGGTCGCGATCGGGTTCGCCGGGCTGGTCGACGGACCGCTGGACGCACCCGGCGCTCGCGAGGAGGCCCTGCGGCGCGCGGCGGCCTGCGGCTACCTGGGAGCGGGCCGATGA
- a CDS encoding agmatine deiminase family protein: MPPEWAPHARTWMAWPGPNPTFATDAELDGARRAWAAVARAVRRFEPVTVVVGPGQEDGARALLGPDIELAVRPLDDAWMRDIGPTFVTDGRELAAVDWTFNGWGAQGWARWEHDRHIARSVAELAGVPVHSSPLVNEGGAVHVDGEGTVLLTETVQLGKERNPGWTREQVEAEVHARLGTEKAIWLPRGLSGDYGTYGTLGHVDIVAAFARPGTVVAHVQPDPAHPDHEITRESVRILRAATDAKGRPLEVVEVPAPTVLRADGEWVDYSYINHYLCNGGVVLCAFGDPRDELAAGIFRRLFPDRTVTLVDARAIFAGGGGIHCITQQQPKV; the protein is encoded by the coding sequence ATGCCGCCCGAGTGGGCCCCGCACGCACGCACCTGGATGGCCTGGCCGGGCCCCAACCCCACCTTCGCCACCGACGCGGAACTCGACGGGGCGCGGCGCGCCTGGGCCGCCGTCGCCCGCGCCGTGCGCCGCTTCGAACCCGTCACGGTGGTCGTGGGCCCCGGCCAGGAGGACGGCGCCCGCGCCCTGCTCGGCCCGGACATCGAGCTGGCGGTGCGCCCGCTCGACGACGCCTGGATGCGCGACATCGGCCCCACCTTCGTCACCGACGGCCGCGAACTGGCCGCCGTGGACTGGACGTTCAACGGCTGGGGCGCCCAGGGCTGGGCCCGCTGGGAGCACGACCGGCACATCGCCCGTTCCGTCGCCGAACTCGCGGGGGTGCCCGTGCACTCCTCGCCGCTGGTCAACGAGGGCGGCGCGGTCCACGTCGACGGCGAGGGCACCGTCCTGCTCACCGAGACCGTCCAGCTCGGCAAGGAGCGCAACCCCGGCTGGACCCGTGAGCAGGTCGAAGCGGAGGTGCACGCCCGGCTCGGGACCGAGAAGGCGATCTGGCTGCCCCGGGGCCTGTCCGGCGACTACGGCACGTACGGCACGCTCGGCCATGTCGACATCGTCGCCGCCTTCGCCCGCCCCGGTACCGTCGTCGCCCATGTCCAGCCGGACCCGGCCCATCCCGACCACGAGATCACCCGCGAGAGCGTCAGGATCCTGCGCGCCGCCACCGACGCGAAGGGCCGCCCGCTGGAGGTCGTCGAGGTCCCGGCGCCCACCGTGCTGCGCGCCGACGGGGAGTGGGTCGACTACTCCTACATCAACCACTACCTCTGCAACGGCGGCGTCGTCCTGTGTGCCTTCGGCGACCCGCGCGACGAGCTCGCCGCCGGGATCTTCCGCCGCCTGTTCCCCGACCGTACGGTGACCCTGGTCGACGCCCGCGCCATCTTCGCCGGGGGCGGCGGCATCCACTGCATCACCCAGCAGCAGCCGAAGGTCTGA
- a CDS encoding metallophosphoesterase family protein encodes MDIPRFGIPEKLADRMSMAEQHDYLRTRLTRRGVLRTSVATAAVAGAGIGTSLASSPAYAAPTVLGSHSTTRVDGSLVAPFGRHLAYGADPKTQMAVSWQVPFAVRRPYIRIGLKPWALSRKIDAEVRHLTTPLLNDGKIAAAEQFYVHAALERLKPGTTYYYGVGHDGFDPADTRNLGTLGAFTAAPSRAGTFTFTAFGDQGVSYHALGNDQLILGQNPAFHLHAGDICYADPSGSGQSSDAYDARTWDQFLAQTETVSKTVPWMVTTGNHDMEAWYSPDGYGGQNARWTLPANGPDPVNQPGAYSFVHGNVGVIALDANDVSYEIPANFGISDGRQTRWLDRRLGELRARHDIDFLVVFFHHCAFSTTNAHASDGGVRDAWVPLFEKHQVDLVINGHNHVYERTDAILRNTVKRRVPIGERTDPTRDGIVYVTAGGAGKALYDFPAPDSYEGHVKDQESVNTYHVVKGGGKATETVEWSRVRYTGFSFLAVEVEAGRHARMKVTALAESGERIDHFEISRG; translated from the coding sequence ATGGACATCCCCCGTTTCGGTATCCCCGAGAAGCTCGCCGACCGCATGAGCATGGCCGAGCAGCACGACTACCTGCGCACCCGGCTGACCCGTCGTGGGGTGCTGCGTACGAGCGTGGCGACCGCGGCCGTGGCCGGCGCAGGGATCGGGACCTCGCTCGCCTCCTCCCCCGCGTACGCGGCGCCGACGGTGCTCGGCTCGCACAGCACCACCCGGGTCGACGGCTCGCTGGTCGCCCCGTTCGGCCGGCACCTGGCCTACGGCGCCGACCCGAAGACGCAGATGGCGGTCTCCTGGCAGGTGCCGTTCGCGGTGCGCCGCCCGTACATCCGGATCGGGCTCAAGCCCTGGGCGCTGAGCCGGAAGATCGACGCCGAGGTCCGCCACCTCACGACGCCGCTGCTGAACGACGGCAAGATCGCGGCGGCCGAGCAGTTCTACGTGCACGCGGCCCTGGAGCGGCTCAAGCCCGGCACCACGTACTACTACGGCGTCGGCCACGACGGCTTCGACCCGGCCGACACCCGCAACCTGGGCACGCTCGGCGCGTTCACCGCCGCCCCCTCGCGCGCCGGGACGTTCACCTTCACCGCCTTCGGCGACCAGGGCGTCAGCTACCACGCGCTCGGCAACGACCAGCTGATCCTGGGCCAGAACCCCGCCTTCCACCTGCACGCGGGCGACATCTGCTACGCCGACCCGTCGGGCTCCGGCCAGAGCAGCGACGCCTACGACGCGCGCACCTGGGACCAGTTCCTGGCACAGACGGAGACGGTCTCCAAGACCGTGCCGTGGATGGTGACGACCGGCAACCACGACATGGAGGCCTGGTACTCGCCCGACGGCTACGGCGGCCAGAACGCCCGCTGGACCCTGCCGGCCAACGGCCCGGACCCGGTCAACCAGCCCGGCGCGTACTCCTTCGTGCACGGCAACGTCGGCGTGATCGCGCTGGACGCCAACGACGTCTCGTACGAGATCCCCGCCAACTTCGGCATCAGCGACGGCAGGCAGACCCGTTGGCTGGACCGGCGCCTCGGTGAGCTGCGGGCGCGCCACGACATCGACTTCCTGGTGGTCTTCTTCCACCACTGCGCCTTCTCCACGACCAACGCGCACGCCTCGGACGGCGGGGTGCGGGACGCCTGGGTGCCGCTCTTCGAGAAGCACCAGGTGGACCTGGTCATCAACGGCCACAACCACGTCTACGAGCGCACCGACGCGATCCTGAGGAACACCGTCAAGCGCAGGGTGCCCATCGGCGAGCGCACCGACCCGACGCGGGACGGCATCGTCTACGTCACGGCGGGCGGCGCGGGCAAGGCGCTGTACGACTTCCCCGCGCCCGACAGCTACGAGGGGCACGTGAAGGACCAGGAGAGCGTGAACACCTACCACGTGGTCAAGGGCGGCGGTAAGGCCACCGAGACCGTGGAGTGGTCGCGGGTGCGCTACACCGGCTTCTCCTTCCTCGCGGTGGAGGTGGAGGCCGGGCGGCACGCCCGGATGAAGGTCACCGCGCTCGCCGAGTCGGGCGAGCGCATCGACCACTTCGAGATCAGCCGCGGCTGA
- a CDS encoding branched-chain amino acid aminotransferase, which yields MTTPTIELKPSSNPLSDAEREAILAKPGFGRYFTDHMVTIKWTEGRGWHDAQLVPYAPLSIDPANMTLHYGQEIFEGLKAYRQPDGTVATFRPEANAERFRRSANRLAMPELPVETFVAACDALVQQDEAWVPAHGGEESLYLRPFMIATEVGLGVRPANEYLFLVIASPAGAYFPGGVKPVSIWLSEDRVRAVPGGMGDAKTGGNYAASLLAQAEAAAKGCDQVAYLDAVEHRWVEELGGMNLYFVYGDKIVTPTLTGSLLAGITRDSLLKLAEDLGYEAEESRVSIDQWRDDSAAGTLTEVFACGTAAVITPVGTVKSAGGEWVQGDGTPGPVTLRLRERLLDIQRGTAEDPHGWMHPLG from the coding sequence ATGACGACGCCCACGATCGAGCTCAAGCCCTCCTCGAACCCGCTGTCCGACGCGGAGCGCGAGGCCATCCTGGCCAAGCCGGGCTTCGGCCGCTACTTCACCGACCACATGGTGACGATCAAGTGGACCGAGGGCCGCGGCTGGCACGACGCCCAGCTCGTCCCGTACGCGCCCCTGTCGATCGACCCCGCCAATATGACGCTGCACTACGGCCAGGAGATCTTCGAGGGTCTCAAGGCCTACCGCCAGCCCGACGGCACGGTCGCCACCTTCCGCCCCGAGGCCAACGCCGAGCGCTTCCGCCGCTCCGCCAACCGGCTCGCCATGCCGGAGCTGCCCGTCGAGACGTTCGTCGCGGCCTGTGACGCGCTCGTCCAGCAGGACGAGGCGTGGGTGCCGGCGCACGGCGGCGAGGAGTCGCTCTACCTGCGCCCCTTCATGATCGCGACCGAGGTCGGTCTCGGGGTGCGGCCGGCCAACGAGTACCTCTTCCTCGTCATCGCCTCGCCCGCCGGCGCCTACTTCCCCGGCGGGGTGAAGCCGGTCTCCATCTGGCTCTCCGAGGACCGCGTGCGCGCCGTCCCCGGCGGCATGGGCGACGCCAAGACCGGCGGCAACTACGCCGCGTCCCTCCTCGCCCAGGCCGAGGCCGCCGCGAAGGGCTGCGACCAGGTCGCCTACCTCGACGCCGTGGAGCACCGCTGGGTCGAGGAACTGGGCGGGATGAACCTCTACTTCGTCTACGGCGACAAGATCGTCACCCCCACCCTCACCGGCTCTCTGCTCGCGGGCATCACCCGTGACTCGCTGCTCAAGCTCGCCGAGGACCTCGGCTACGAGGCCGAGGAGAGCCGCGTCTCCATCGACCAGTGGCGCGACGACTCGGCGGCCGGCACCCTCACCGAGGTCTTCGCCTGCGGCACCGCCGCCGTCATCACCCCGGTCGGCACGGTGAAGAGCGCGGGCGGCGAGTGGGTCCAGGGCGACGGCACCCCCGGCCCGGTCACCCTGAGGCTCCGCGAGCGCCTGCTCGACATCCAGCGCGGCACCGCCGAGGACCCGCACGGCTGGATGCACCCGCTCGGCTAG
- a CDS encoding urease subunit alpha gives MSIDPYEYASVHGPRAGDRVRLGDSGLTVRVESDAQKPGEEFLAGFGKTARDGLHLKAAAVRETCDVVISNVLVIDAVQGIRKVSVGIREGRIHAIGRAGNPDTLDGVDVVVGTGTSIVSGEGLIATAGAVDTHVHLLSPRIMEASLASGVTTVIGQEFGPVWGVGVNSPWALRHAFNAFDAWPVNIGFLGRGSSSHRAPLVEALAEGGACGFKVHEDMGAHTRALDTALRVAEEYDVQVALHSDGLNECLSVEDTLSVLEGRTIHAFHIEGCGGGHVPNVLKMAGVPNVIGSSTNPTLPFGRDAVAEHYGMIVSVHDLKTDLPGDAAMARDRIRAGTMGAEDVLHDLGAIGITSSDAQGMGRAGETVRRTFAMAGKMKAELGPLEGDGPGDDNARVLRYIAKLTINPAIAHGLAHEIGSIETGKMADIVLWRPEFFGAKPQLVLKSGFPAYGVTGDPNAATDTCEPLVLGPQFGAYGATPADISVAFVSQAAAQLGADGMPTRRRRVGVRGTRGIGPADLRLNSRTGAVDVDARSGLVTLDGDPLSSEPADSVSLNRLYFL, from the coding sequence ATGAGCATCGATCCGTACGAGTACGCCTCCGTGCACGGACCGCGCGCCGGTGACCGGGTCAGGCTCGGGGACTCCGGGCTGACCGTCCGCGTCGAGTCCGACGCCCAGAAGCCGGGCGAGGAGTTCCTCGCCGGATTCGGCAAGACCGCCCGCGACGGGCTGCATCTGAAGGCCGCGGCGGTCCGGGAGACCTGTGACGTGGTGATCAGCAACGTGCTGGTCATCGACGCCGTGCAGGGCATCCGCAAGGTGTCCGTCGGCATCCGCGAGGGCCGGATCCACGCGATCGGCCGGGCCGGGAACCCGGACACCCTGGACGGGGTGGACGTCGTCGTCGGCACCGGCACCTCGATCGTCTCCGGCGAGGGGCTCATCGCGACCGCGGGCGCCGTCGACACCCATGTCCACCTGCTCTCGCCCCGGATCATGGAGGCCTCGCTCGCCTCCGGGGTGACCACGGTCATCGGCCAGGAGTTCGGCCCGGTCTGGGGCGTCGGCGTCAACTCGCCGTGGGCGCTGCGCCACGCCTTCAACGCCTTCGACGCCTGGCCGGTCAACATCGGCTTCCTGGGCCGGGGTTCCTCCTCCCACCGAGCGCCGCTCGTCGAGGCGCTCGCCGAGGGCGGGGCCTGCGGTTTCAAGGTCCACGAGGACATGGGGGCGCACACCCGGGCCCTGGACACCGCCCTGCGCGTCGCCGAGGAGTACGACGTCCAGGTGGCCCTGCACAGCGACGGGCTCAACGAATGCCTGTCGGTCGAGGACACCCTGAGCGTCCTGGAGGGCCGCACCATCCACGCCTTCCACATCGAGGGCTGCGGCGGCGGACACGTCCCCAACGTCCTGAAGATGGCGGGTGTGCCGAATGTCATCGGCTCCTCCACCAACCCGACCCTGCCCTTCGGCCGGGACGCGGTCGCCGAGCACTACGGGATGATCGTCTCCGTCCACGACCTGAAGACCGATCTGCCCGGCGACGCCGCCATGGCCCGCGACCGGATCAGGGCCGGCACGATGGGCGCCGAGGACGTGCTGCACGACCTCGGCGCCATCGGGATCACCTCCTCCGACGCCCAGGGCATGGGGCGGGCCGGCGAGACGGTCCGGCGCACCTTCGCCATGGCCGGGAAGATGAAGGCCGAACTCGGCCCGCTGGAGGGCGACGGACCGGGCGACGACAACGCGCGCGTGCTGCGCTACATCGCCAAGCTCACCATCAACCCCGCCATCGCCCACGGACTGGCGCACGAGATCGGCTCCATCGAGACCGGGAAGATGGCCGACATCGTGCTCTGGCGCCCCGAGTTCTTCGGCGCGAAGCCGCAGCTGGTGCTCAAGTCCGGCTTCCCCGCCTACGGGGTCACCGGCGACCCCAACGCCGCCACCGACACCTGCGAACCCCTCGTCCTCGGGCCGCAGTTCGGCGCGTACGGGGCCACCCCCGCCGACATCTCGGTCGCCTTCGTCTCGCAGGCCGCCGCCCAGCTCGGCGCGGACGGCATGCCCACCCGCCGCCGGCGCGTCGGCGTGCGCGGGACCCGGGGCATCGGCCCCGCCGACCTGCGCCTCAACTCCCGTACCGGCGCGGTCGACGTGGACGCCCGCAGCGGGCTCGTCACCCTGGACGGCGACCCGCTCAGCTCGGAGCCGGCCGACTCGGTCTCCCTCAACCGGCTCTACTTCCTGTAG
- the cimA gene encoding citramalate synthase, protein MTTKAKPTDDSFHVFDTTLRDGAQREGINLTVADKLTIARHLDHFGVGFIEGGWPGANPRDTEFFARARQEIEFRNAELVAFGATRRAGGRADQDPQVKALLESGAPVITLVAKSHDRHVELALRTTLEENLEMVRDTVSYLREQGRRVFVDCEHFFDGYRANAEYAKSVVRAASEAGADVVILCDTNGGMLPAQVQAVVSTVLADTGARLGIHAQDDTGCAVANTLAAVDAGATHVQCTANGYGERVGNANLFPVVAALELKYGKTVLPEGALADMTRVSHAIAEVVNLTPSTHQPYVGVSAFAHKAGLHASAIKVDPDLYQHIDPALVGNSMRMLVSDMAGRASIELKSEELGIDLGGDRELVGRVVERVKERELKGYTYEAADASFELLLRAEAEGRVRRYFRTESWRAIVEDRPDGTHANEATVKLWAKGERIVATAEGNGPVNALDRALRVALERIYPQLAKLELVDYKVRILEGRTGTDSTTRVLITTGDGAADWSTVGVGENIIAASWQALEDAYTFGLLRAGIEPTE, encoded by the coding sequence ATGACCACCAAGGCCAAGCCCACCGACGACAGCTTCCATGTCTTCGACACCACGCTGCGCGACGGTGCACAGCGTGAAGGCATCAACCTGACGGTCGCCGACAAGCTGACCATCGCCCGGCACCTGGACCACTTCGGCGTCGGCTTCATCGAGGGCGGCTGGCCGGGCGCCAACCCCCGCGACACCGAGTTCTTCGCGCGCGCCCGGCAGGAGATCGAGTTCCGCAACGCCGAGCTGGTCGCCTTCGGTGCCACCCGCAGGGCGGGCGGCAGGGCGGACCAGGACCCGCAGGTCAAGGCGCTGCTGGAGTCGGGAGCCCCGGTGATCACGCTGGTCGCCAAGTCCCACGACCGCCATGTGGAGCTGGCCCTGCGCACCACCCTGGAGGAGAACCTGGAGATGGTCCGCGACACCGTCTCCTACCTGCGCGAGCAGGGCCGCCGGGTCTTCGTCGACTGCGAGCACTTCTTCGACGGCTACCGGGCCAACGCCGAGTACGCCAAGTCCGTCGTACGGGCCGCCTCCGAGGCCGGCGCCGATGTCGTCATCCTCTGCGACACCAACGGCGGGATGCTCCCCGCCCAGGTCCAGGCGGTCGTCTCCACCGTCCTCGCCGACACCGGCGCCCGGCTCGGCATCCACGCCCAGGACGACACCGGCTGCGCCGTCGCCAACACACTGGCCGCCGTCGACGCGGGCGCCACCCATGTCCAGTGCACCGCCAACGGCTACGGCGAGCGGGTCGGCAACGCCAACCTCTTCCCCGTCGTCGCCGCGCTGGAGCTCAAGTACGGCAAGACCGTCCTGCCCGAGGGCGCCCTCGCCGACATGACCCGCGTCTCGCACGCCATCGCCGAGGTCGTCAACCTCACCCCCTCCACCCACCAGCCCTATGTGGGCGTCTCCGCCTTCGCGCACAAGGCCGGGCTGCACGCCTCCGCGATCAAGGTCGACCCGGACCTCTACCAGCACATCGACCCCGCGCTGGTCGGCAACAGCATGCGGATGCTGGTCTCCGACATGGCAGGCCGCGCCTCCATCGAGCTCAAGAGCGAGGAGCTCGGCATCGACCTCGGGGGCGACCGCGAGCTGGTCGGCCGGGTTGTCGAGCGGGTCAAGGAGCGCGAACTCAAGGGCTACACCTACGAGGCGGCCGACGCCTCCTTCGAACTCCTGCTGCGCGCCGAGGCCGAGGGCCGGGTGCGCCGCTACTTCCGTACCGAGTCCTGGCGCGCCATCGTCGAGGACCGCCCCGACGGCACGCACGCCAACGAGGCGACCGTGAAGCTCTGGGCCAAGGGCGAGCGCATCGTCGCCACCGCCGAGGGCAACGGCCCCGTCAACGCCCTGGACCGGGCGCTGCGCGTCGCCCTGGAGCGGATCTACCCGCAGCTCGCCAAGCTGGAGCTGGTGGACTACAAGGTCCGCATCCTGGAGGGCCGTACGGGCACCGACTCCACCACCCGCGTGCTGATCACCACCGGTGACGGCGCCGCGGACTGGTCGACCGTCGGCGTCGGCGAGAACATCATCGCCGCGTCCTGGCAGGCCCTGGAGGACGCGTACACCTTCGGTCTGCTGCGGGCGGGCATCGAGCCGACCGAGTAA